Part of the Streptomyces sp. NBC_00457 genome, TCTCCCCCATCCCGGCGGCGTGCGAGCGGACGATGTTGCGCTGCAGCTGGGCCCGCATCTCCTGGCTGATGTGCCGGGTCGCGAGGGCGCCGAAGCCGGTGCTCACGCCGTAGACGGGGTCGGGTTTGGCGGCCAGCGCCTCCACGATCTCGCGAGCCGCGGCAAGGGCGGCCACGGCCTCCGCGGAGAGCTCGACCCGGGCGCCGTCGCGCGCCACGGCGAGAACGTCGGACGCGGTCACCCCGGACGTCCCCACCACCACAGTGTGCATATCCATATTCAGGAGAGTAGTGAGTGAATTCGAAGATGTCACGAGTGGGTGCGGGTTTCACCCCTTACCGATTTGGTCACACCGTCCCGCCGTCACGCGGGCGTCAGCGCCGCCCCCGGAACCGGCGCCGCTCGGCACCGGTGTCGCGGGAGGGTTCGTCGGCGAGCCGTACGACGGGATCGTCCGGCCCTTCGCGACCGGCGACGACCGGCTTGGTGGCCCGTACGGCCTTGGCGCGGTACTGGGCGGCGTCCGCGAGCCGGAACAGCCGCCGGGCAGAGCGAACGGGCCCGATCGGGTCCCCCGTCGACGCGACCCCGCAGGCGACCCCCTCCCCCAGCTCCAACTCGGCGGCCCGGCGGCAGAGTTCGTCGGCGGCCCGGACGACCTCGTCGGCGGGCGGCCCGACGGCGAGCAGACAGAACTCGTCACCGCCGAGGCGGGCGGCGAGCGTGCCGGGCAGCATGGCCCCGCACAACGACAACACCGACCCGAACCGCTCGAGCAGCCGGTCCCCGACGGCATGCCCGCGCGTGTCATTGACCCTCTTGAGCCCATTGAGATCACAGACGACCAGACTGACGACGACCCCGTGAGCGCGATGCCGCTCGACGGCTTCTTCGAGACGCACGTCGACGGCACGGCGGTTGGCAAGCCCGGTGAGCGCGTCGGTGTATGCCAGCCTCCTCGCCTCCTCCAGCCGCTCGGCCTGGGCGATCCCGGCGGCGACGACAGCGGCGAGGACGGTGGCGAAGTCGGCGTCGGCCCGGTCGAACACGGGCTCCCCGACGGCCCGGGCGACATACAGCTCGCCCCAGGCCCGCCCGTGCAGCACGATCGGGGCGACGACACAGCAGCCGCGGCCACGGCGGCGCAGGGCGGCAACGCGCTGATGGACATAACCGGGCCGCCCTGCAGTAGGCCCATCAGCGGTCTCGACCCAGGCGTCGGGTTCCCCACCCCCAGCCCACCGCTCATGCAGAAACTCGGTGATCTCGGGAAACTGATGCACCGGATAAGCCTCATCCTCAGGGAACTCCACCTCCCCCGCGGCCCGCTCCCCCACATTCACCAGCACCCTCAGCCGCCCCCGATCCCGCTCCCACACCGACAGCGCCGCAAAGCTCCCCCCCAGGGCCCGACACGCCCCACCGGCCGCCGCCCGCCACGCCTCCCGCGACCCATGCGCAGCCGCCATACCCTGCGCCAACGCCACGACCGCCGCGAGCCGGATGTCCTCACCCATCACTCCAGGCTAGGGAGGAAGTGGGCGAACCGGGACATTGATGCGGCGAACAGGTGGGCACGAGGTCCCTGCGGGGGCGGGGCGGCCACAGCCCGCCGGCGTACGGCGGCGCAGCCCTGCCAGGGCGCCGAGACGCAGCCCTTCCCGGGTGCGGGGGCGCAGCGCCGGTGGGGTGCAGGGGCGAAGGCCCGCACGGGTCCGGGGGCGCAGCCCCGGTGGGGTGCAGGGGCGAAGCCCCGCGGGGGTCCGGGGGCGCAGCCCCGCGGGGGGTTCAGGGGCGAAGGCTCACGGGTCCGGGGGCGAAGCCCCGGTGGGGTGCACGGGCGAAGCCCCGCACGGGTCCGGGGGCGCAGCCCCGCGGGGGGTTCAGGGGCGAAGGCTCACGGGTCCGGGGGCGAAGCCCCGGTGAGGTGCACGGGCGAAGGCCCATGGGTCCGGGGGCGAAGCCCCGGTGAGGTGCACGGGCGAAGCCCCGCGGGGGTCCGGGGGCGAAGCCCCGGTGGGGTGCACGGGCGAAGCCCCGCACGGGTCCAGGGGCGCAGCCCCGGCGGGGTGCAGGGACGAAGCCCC contains:
- a CDS encoding GGDEF domain-containing protein, translated to MGEDIRLAAVVALAQGMAAAHGSREAWRAAAGGACRALGGSFAALSVWERDRGRLRVLVNVGERAAGEVEFPEDEAYPVHQFPEITEFLHERWAGGGEPDAWVETADGPTAGRPGYVHQRVAALRRRGRGCCVVAPIVLHGRAWGELYVARAVGEPVFDRADADFATVLAAVVAAGIAQAERLEEARRLAYTDALTGLANRRAVDVRLEEAVERHRAHGVVVSLVVCDLNGLKRVNDTRGHAVGDRLLERFGSVLSLCGAMLPGTLAARLGGDEFCLLAVGPPADEVVRAADELCRRAAELELGEGVACGVASTGDPIGPVRSARRLFRLADAAQYRAKAVRATKPVVAGREGPDDPVVRLADEPSRDTGAERRRFRGRR